Part of the Terriglobia bacterium genome, AGCTGCTGTGTGCCGCCTTTGTTCATAGGCGCAATCTGCTTGGCGCCCTTCTTCTGCAAAAACGTGCACAGCTCATACATTCCGGCAATTTTTGGATTGTGTTTCTTTGCCAGCTCCACGGCATCGCCAAAATGGTCGCTGTGTCCATGCGAGATCAGCATATAATCAAGCTTCTCGATTTTCTTTTTGTCGGCGGGCGTAGCGGGATTGCCGGTGATCCAGGGATCGAGAATCAGCGTTTTTCCGCCGGGCGTTACCACCAGAAACGTCGCGTGTCCGAGCCATGTAATTTTGATTCCGTTTAGGTTCATGAGCGTTCCTTTTTGGATAATAAAGAATTTTGCTTTGGTAATTGGTATTTAGTACTTGGTATTTGGTGACCTGTTGAGCCGATTAGCACCTAAATTATGAATCGATTGCAAATGAATATGATGCCTCAAATCAATTGTGATTGCGCGAAAGATTTAGCCAAATACCAAATACTAAGTACCAGAAACCGGCGCTAAGAGCTATTTCTTCCACCCTTTATACCCTCCAGCCAGTGACATTACATTCTTGAAGCCCATCTTCTTCAGTGACTGCGCGGCCAGGGCGGAACGTCCCCCACCGCCGCAGTAGCAAACGATCGGCTCATTTTTGTCCGTGGTAATGGTATCGATCTTATGCTCAAGCTGGCCGCGCGGCAGCGGTTTCGCTCCGGCAATCGCGCCTTCAGCCACCTCGTCCGGCTCACGAACGTCGATGAGCGTGAAGTTCTGCTTTTGTTCTTGCATACGCTTCAGTTCGGCGGGATTGATTTCCTTGATCTCGCGCTTCGCTTCGTCTACCAGTTGTTTGTATTCGGGTAGGGGCATGGAGAAATTCTAAAACAGCTACTAGCTTCTAGCTACTGGCCGCTAGGCCGACCAAGCCTTCGCCATTTGTAACCGTCTTGTCGGCCCAGCTTACCTCTTGATCTCGGATCAAGGGAGCCAGTAACAAATCTCGGCGCAACAGCCGGAATCGCGGACGAGGAGCCACAGGCCTGCGTTGCTTATGCAGTTTTAGCATTTAGTGTGCTGATATCCACAATACTGTATCCAGCCCATGGCATCCTGTGAAGTGATAGCGGCAA contains:
- a CDS encoding sulfurtransferase, with the translated sequence MPLPEYKQLVDEAKREIKEINPAELKRMQEQKQNFTLIDVREPDEVAEGAIAGAKPLPRGQLEHKIDTITTDKNEPIVCYCGGGGRSALAAQSLKKMGFKNVMSLAGGYKGWKK